The DNA segment GAAGGATTTTTATTAAACTTTTCACCGGATTAGGCAATTGTTAGCCATTCGGTCTTTGCCCGATTCCATTCGTAAATGGGATGGCCAATCCCCGTATAGAAATCCTTTATCTCCTCTTCGGAAAAGCCTAAACAATCTTCCAAGATTGGTGCTAATACCGAAAGGGCATTCTCGGAAAGGACAGTTCTTTTTGAGATATGTCCGAGATAAGGGGAAGGTGAGACGGCAATCGTAAAGCCACCGTAGACATTAATATGGAGCATCACATGTAAATCCGAAGAGCCGTCGCCGACATAGATTACCCTTTCCCGCGGGATGTGCTCCTTTTCCACCAACTCATCAACGATCGCCACTTTGCCCTGTCCCGCCGCGGTCCTTTCAATCTCAATAATCTTCCCCTCTTGGTCAAAGAGAAAATCTGTGCCAAAAATTCTTTCTTTCGGCAATATCCCTTCCAGAGACCTTTCAATTAAAATTCGGGGGCAGGCGGAGACGACATAGGAGATAAACTCACTTCCCTTAATCCCATTCTCCAAAACCGAAAATAGTTCTTTCACATCTTCCTTTAATCTTATCACCTTTCCCGCTTTAATTAAAATCTCCTTTGTCACCCGATTCTTATAATCCTGGTCGGAGACCAAGAGGTAAGCCAATTCCCCACCCAATTGGGTAATATTTCTCTTGCGCAACTCCTTCACCTTCGCTAAAAATGTCTCCGGTTTGATACCAATCATCTGAGAGATTAAAACCCCGGAATCATCAAGGGAGAGTGTCTGGTCAAAGTCGGAGACGAAGAGAAACTTCTTTTTTAATTCCTTTCTTATTCTTTTCATCGCAACCTATTCTATGCTCAGATTAGAATTTGTCAACAAAACTTACTCCGCTTTCTCTTTATTAATTCAACAAATGCCTCCAGGCGGGTCAAAAGACCGGTCTTGGAGGTGTGCTCATCAAAGGATAGGGATAAGACCGGCACATCATAATCTTTACTCACTTCCTTCAATGCCTCCATTGCGATATTCTCCGGCATACAGGTAAAGGGAAAAATATGAATTATCCCATCAACCCCCTTTTTGATAAAATCTAACGCCTCCCCTAAGGTTCTTATCGCCTCCCCTCCGGGCGAATCTTTTAAGTAGCGCCGCGCCAAAAAATAGAATTTCAAAAATTCCCAGTCCAATTTCAGAAGATGCATTAAGTGGCGATAAAGGCTCCTCTTCGCCAAAACCCAAACCCCCATCCTACCCAATTCCTTCTCCATCTCCTGATTGGCGAAAGGTTCAATCATAAAGTATATCTCACCAACCAGACCAACCTTCAAGAGGTCATCTCTATCTTCCACCCAAAGGATTTTTTTTATCTCTTTTTTTAACCAGAGGATTTCGGAAAACTTCTCCGCCCTTTCTATCTTCTTTAAGAAAATCTTCTCTAATCTTTCGGCCTCGGCAAAATCAACCGCCCTCTTTTTTCGTAGCAATTCCTTAAAATCTTCAATTAAAGAACTCTTCGCCAATAGTAAAATTAAAGCCCGAATCACCTTATGGGGAGTGGTGGCAAAGATCTTGGGCATCTTCTCAAAAACAAATTGGTAAGGGGTATATTGGGAGACCGGATAGAAATTGAAACTGCCACTTTGGACAATCGGTCCTTTCTCCCGCAAAATCTTCTCTTGTAAAAAGTGGTAATAACCGAAACGGCACTTCTTCGCCCCAGCCGCCATAAATAAGGTATCCGCCCCCATCTCTAATGCTTCGTAAAAGTTACCAAGGGTAATCTTAAAAGGGAGGCAGATCATCTCCGGTGATAGTTTCACCCCAATCTCTAAGGTCCTCTTGGTGAGATCTCTGGGAAGAATGACTTCCGCCCCTAAGTTTTTTAAGAAGGATTTTAAGGCTAAGGTCTCATAACCAAAAGATGGGAAAGAGGCTCTCATTTACCATTTTGCCTATTTATCATATCAAGAAAAGCCTCCAATCGGGTAATAATCCCTGCCTTTCCGGTATGCTCATCAATCACCAATTTTAAGAAAGGAATCTCCCTCTCCTTTGCTTCCCTCTCCATAATCTCGCCAATTAAGGAATCCGGTCCGCAGCCAAAAGAGAAGATAAAACAGAAGGCGTCCAATTTATCTAAATAGAATCTAAAGGCGTTGTAAAGTTCCCTCTCAAATACCCAACGGATATTCTTCGCAAAACCATCTTTATTATGGAGAATAGAAATTGGCAAATCCTCCTTGGTGTAGACCAAAAATCCTTTCTCCTGAAAGAAGCGTATCACCTCTTTTCCCAGATAATCCTCGTTTAAGTTATAGAAATGGCTAATCAAACCAATCTTTTTCTCTTCCTTTGGAAAAGAGGGAGGCTGGGAAGGAAATCTTAGAAAAGGACGGGCTTTCAGATAGGCAAAAAGAGACTTTAACGGATTTTTGGTTAGATAAATCCCGTAAAGAAAATGGGGAAGAAATAGATTATTTTTTATCTTCGGGCTATCAATCGGAAAATGGCTCACAAACCGGGCACAATCCGGAACACCGATCATCTTCGGACAGGCGAAGAGTTTATCCCTTA comes from the candidate division WOR-3 bacterium genome and includes:
- a CDS encoding HAD-IB family phosphatase; translation: MKRIRKELKKKFLFVSDFDQTLSLDDSGVLISQMIGIKPETFLAKVKELRKRNITQLGGELAYLLVSDQDYKNRVTKEILIKAGKVIRLKEDVKELFSVLENGIKGSEFISYVVSACPRILIERSLEGILPKERIFGTDFLFDQEGKIIEIERTAAGQGKVAIVDELVEKEHIPRERVIYVGDGSSDLHVMLHINVYGGFTIAVSPSPYLGHISKRTVLSENALSVLAPILEDCLGFSEEEIKDFYTGIGHPIYEWNRAKTEWLTIA
- a CDS encoding 2-hydroxyacyl-CoA dehydratase; amino-acid sequence: MRASFPSFGYETLALKSFLKNLGAEVILPRDLTKRTLEIGVKLSPEMICLPFKITLGNFYEALEMGADTLFMAAGAKKCRFGYYHFLQEKILREKGPIVQSGSFNFYPVSQYTPYQFVFEKMPKIFATTPHKVIRALILLLAKSSLIEDFKELLRKKRAVDFAEAERLEKIFLKKIERAEKFSEILWLKKEIKKILWVEDRDDLLKVGLVGEIYFMIEPFANQEMEKELGRMGVWVLAKRSLYRHLMHLLKLDWEFLKFYFLARRYLKDSPGGEAIRTLGEALDFIKKGVDGIIHIFPFTCMPENIAMEALKEVSKDYDVPVLSLSFDEHTSKTGLLTRLEAFVELIKRKRSKFC
- a CDS encoding acyl-CoA dehydratase activase-related protein, whose amino-acid sequence is MKIGIPRALFYHRYGKFWEVFFQNLGVEVFLSPITNKAILEDGVKNISSEVCLPIKILIGHVRNFKEVERIFLPRFVFLRDKLFACPKMIGVPDCARFVSHFPIDSPKIKNNLFLPHFLYGIYLTKNPLKSLFAYLKARPFLRFPSQPPSFPKEEKKIGLISHFYNLNEDYLGKEVIRFFQEKGFLVYTKEDLPISILHNKDGFAKNIRWVFERELYNAFRFYLDKLDAFCFIFSFGCGPDSLIGEIMEREAKEREIPFLKLVIDEHTGKAGIITRLEAFLDMINRQNGK